The following proteins are encoded in a genomic region of Serinus canaria isolate serCan28SL12 chromosome 15, serCan2020, whole genome shotgun sequence:
- the ATP6V0A2 gene encoding V-type proton ATPase 116 kDa subunit a 2 produces MGALFRGEPVCLAQLFLQSGSAYECLSEVGERGLAEFRDLNPNVSVFQRKYVNEVKKCEEMERILGYLVQEIKKADIPLPEGDVAPPAPLLKHILEIQEQLQKLETELREVTKNKEKLRKNLLELTEYKYMLQITQNFVRRTPEYESHLHGNFEEFPSVENEPLVDFNRTHRLSASLGFISGLVHIAKIEAFEKMLWRVCKGYPFLTYAELDKALEDPDTGETTKWAVFLVSYWGEQIGQKVKKICDCYRCHVYPYPDTTEERQAVVEGLNVRIQDLETVLNKTEEYLRQVLYKASESIYTWVIQVKKMKAIYHVLNLCSFDVTNKCLIAEVWCPVADLQNLRHALEEGSRKSGATISSFMNTIPTTQPPPTLIRTNKFTSGFQNIVDAYGVGSYGEVNPALYTIITFPFLFAVMFGDFGHGLLMFIFALLTILYENHPRLKRAQDEIMKMLFEGRYVILLMGLFSIYTGLIYNDCFSKSINIFGSGWNVSAMYEKVWSDEDLEANRYLALDPNVSGVYNGVYPFGIDPIWNLASNRLTFLNSFKMKMSVIFGVTHMTFGVILGLFNHLHFKKTYNIYLVFIPELLFMLCIFGYLVFMIFFKWLAYSAENSTAAPSILIQFINMFLFPGGETKSFFSGQMPLQKFLVSVALLCVPVMLLGKPLYLYWLHSGGRGIRMYRSGYKLIRKESEEELCLLSCHDLEEGVTHSDSGHREGDAEELNFSDIFMNQVIHTIEYCLGCISNTASYLRLWALSLAHAQLSEVLWQMVMRVGLRVDTKYGVLLLIPVMAFFAVLTVFILLVMEGLSAFLHAIRLHWVEFQNKFYSGGGYKFTPFSFKHISLHFNKDGAL; encoded by the exons atGGGCGCGCTGTTCCGCGGCGAGCCCGTGTGCCTGGcgcagctcttcctgcagagcGGCTCGGCCTACGAGTGCCTCAGCGAGGTGGGCGAGCGCGGCCTGGCCGAGTTCCGAGAC cttaaCCCAAATGTAAGTgtgtttcagagaaaatatgTGAATGAAGtgaagaaatgtgaagaaatggaaagaatACTTG GGTATTTAgtacaggaaattaaaaaagcagATATTCCACTTCCTGAAGGAGATGttgctcctcctgcccccttGCTGAAACACATTTTAGAAATTCAG GAACAGCTGCAGAAGCTGGAGACAGAATTGAGGGAAGTAactaaaaacaaagaaaaattgaggaaaaaCCTGCTTGAACTGACAGAATACAAGTACATGTTACAGATCACACAGAATTTTGTCAGGAGAACACCTGAG TATGAATCCCATTTACATGGAAATTTTGAAGAATTTCCTTCTGTGGAAAATGAGCCGTTAGTGGATTTCAACCGCACGCACAGACTGAGTGCCTCACTGGG atTCATATCTGGGTTAGTTCACATAGCAAAGATTGAAGCATTTGAAAAAATGCTGTGGAGAGTTTGTAAAGGCTATCCCTTTCTTACCTACGCAGAGTTGGATAAGGCTCTGGAAGATCCAGATACA GGTGAAACCACAAAGTGGGCTGTTTTTTTAGTGTCCTATTGGGGTGAACAAATCGGTCAAAAAGTTAAGAAGATTTGTGACTG CTATCGCTGTCACGTGTACCCCTACCCTGACACCACTGAGGAGCGCCAGGCCGTGGTCGAGGGACTCAACGTTCGTATTCAGGATCTTGAAACT GTGCTGAATAAAACTGAGGAATACTTGCGCCAGGTCTTGTATAAAGCATCAGAATCCATCTATACTTGGGTTATCCAAGTGAAGAAGATGAAAGCCATTTACCACGTCCTCAACTTGTGCAGTTTTGATGTcacaaataaatgtttaattGCTGAGGTTTGGTGTCCAGTGGCTGATCTCCAGAACTTGCGCCATGCATTGGAGGAAGGCTCA AGGAAGAGTGGAGCTACAATTTCCTCATTCATGAATACCATCCCAACAACGCAACCTCCTCCGACTTTGATACGTACCAATAAATTCACCTCAGGGTTCCAGAACATTGTTGATGCTTATGGAGTTGGAAGCTATGGGGAAGTTAATCCAG CTCTCTACACCATCATCACTTTCCCCTTCTTGTTCGCGGTTATGTTTGGAGACTTCGGGCACGGGCTGCTCATGTTCATATTTGCACTCCTGACAATACTGTATGAAAACCACCCTAGGTTAAAAAGAGCACAAGATGAG ataatgaaaatgttatttgaaGGCCGATATGTGATATTGTTAATGGGGCTGTTTTCTATATACACTGGATTGATCTATAATGACTGTTTTTCAAAGtcaataaatatatttggaTCTGGATGGAATGTTTCAGCAATGTATGAAAAGGTTTGGAG TGATGAGGATCTGGAAGCTAATCGATATTTAGCACTGGATCCAAATGTTTCTGGTGTCTACAATGGAGTTTATCCCTTTGGAATTGATCCA ataTGGAATTTGGCAAGCAACCGTCTCACTTTTCTAAAttcattcaaaatgaaaatgtctgtGATCTTTGGAGTGACTCATATGACATTTGGAGTTATATTGGGGCTGTTTAACCACTT GCATTTCAAGAAGACCTAtaatatttatttggtttttattcctgAACTTTTATTCATGTTGTGCATATTTGGCTACTTGGTGTTCATGATCTTCTTTAAATGGTTGGCATACTCTGCAGAGAACTCCACAGCTGCCCCCAGTATTCTGATACAATTTATTAACATGTTCCTGTTTCCTGGTGGTGAAACAAAGAGCTTCTTCAGTGGCCAG ATGCCTCTGCAGAAGTTTTTAGTTAGTGTTGCTTTACTTTGTGTTCCTGTAATGCTGCTTGGTAAACCACTTTATTTATACTGGTTGCACAGTGGAGGCCGAGGCATAAGAATGTACAGG AGTGGCTACAAGCTTATCCgaaaagaaagtgaagaagaGCTTTGTCTCCTGTCATGTCATGATCTCGAAGAAGGTGTCACTCACTCAGACAGTGGGCACAGAGAGGGGGATGCAGAGGAG CTGaacttttcagatatttttatgaaTCAAGTAATTCATACCATTGAATACTGTCTGGGATGCATCTCCAACACAGCCTCATACCTGAGACTCTGGGCATTAAGTCTTGCTCATGCAC AGTTATCAGAAGTTCTGTGGCAGATGGTGATGAGAGTGGGTCTGCGTGTGGATACCAAGTACGGTGTCCTGCTGCTAATCCCTGTGATGGCGTTCTTTGCTGTGCTGACAGTTTTTATTCTGCTGGTCATGGAGgggctttctgcttttctccatgCTATACGACTTCACTG GGTGGAATTTCAGAACAAATTCTACTCCGGTGGAGGATACAAGTTTACGCCTTTCTCTTTTAAGCacatttctttacattttaataAAGATGGTGCATTATAA